Proteins from one Gasterosteus aculeatus chromosome 11, fGasAcu3.hap1.1, whole genome shotgun sequence genomic window:
- the retreg3 gene encoding reticulophagy regulator 3 translates to MAHVDATEYAAAGDRCVQRGVSVGLRSRPCSSERDARVRAVKAALQSRLGPYEPVLTCLQAALVWERPAQCALLYAAVNVVFWCLALTSLRLLFLLAAGLAVVVCVDTWRHKIWPLIGVRNLEESENESWGLVQPGILSVPELCHHIAEAWVSAAVLASSVQQYKQHNPGKFCILTCGGFTCLAGVGIYVPGLVLSYSAVWATLLAPLGAYHRLFQHVCIKLDPVLQRLDFSVCGYMMSKPIDNQFLRRPLRGLASGEDSDSEEELAAFCPSFDDALNAKELALTDSEHSDAEVSYTDNGTFNLSRGQTPLTEGSEDLDRHSDAEESFARDLQGFPSINPDATLMDDDDDDTSIGLPSLGLSGLASHRASVLDVDGHLDSDQDDLDAELSLSGLPPASDFAGDLAGVLASNMIQAALVGAMQPRPPRSQRREGPPRAGAHRSYRKQSSSELDTDLDGEDFEMLDQSELNQMDPLGGGSTRQGDGQGPNFLFSLLGKPQ, encoded by the exons ATGGCGCACGTCGATGCAACGGAATACGCAGCAGCGGGCGACCGCTGTGTCCAGCGAGGGGTCTCCGTCGGCCTGCGGAGTCGACCGTGCTCCAGCGAGAGAGACGCCCGGGTGCGCGCTGTCAAAGCGGCTCTGCAGTCCCGCCTGGGGCCCTACGAGCCCGTCCTGACCTGCCTGCAGGCCGCCCTGGTGTGGGAGAGACCCGCGCAGTGCGCGCTGCTCTACGCTGCGGTCAACGTGGTGTTCTG GTGCTTGGCCCTGACCTCCCTGCGCCTCCTGTTCCTGCTGGCTGCTGGTCTGGCCGTGGTCGTCTGTGTTGATACCTGGAGACATAAGATCTGGCCGCTGATTGGAG TCAGGAACCTGGAGGAATCAGAAAATGAGAG CTGGGGTCTGGTGCAGCCTGGCATCCTTAGCGTGCCTGAACTGTGCCACCACATTGCTGAGGCCTGGGTCAGTGCAGCAGTTCTTGCATCCAGTGTGCAGCAGTACAAGCAACACAACCCTGGCAAG TTCTGCATCCTGACCTGTGGCGGATTCACCTGCTTGGCTGGGGTTGGAATTTACGTTCCTGGCTTGGTGCTGTCCTACTCTGCTG TGTGGGCTACTCTGCTGGCTCCTCTGGGAGCCTATCATAGGCTTTTCCAGCATGTGTGCATCAAGCTGGATCCAGTCCTGCAGAGACTGGACTTCAGTGTTTGCGGCTACATGATGTCAAAGCCGATTGATAATCAGT TCCTGAGGAGGCCTCTCCGGGGTCTGGCCTCGGGGGAAGACAGTGATAGCGAGGAAGAGCTGGCTGCTTTCTGCCCCTCA TTTGATGACGCTCTGAATGCTAAAGAACTTGCTCTGACCGACTCGGAGCACTCCGATGCCGAGGTGTCCTACACTGATAATGGGACATTTAACCTATCGCGAGGCCAGACCCCGCTCACAGAGGGCTCTGAGG ATCTGGACCGGCACAGTGACGCTGAGGAATCGTTTGCTCGAGACCTCCAGGGCTTCCCCTCCATAAACCCCGACGCCACCCtgatggacgacgacgacgacgacaccAGCATCGGCCTGCCGAGTCTGGGTCTGTCTGGGCTGGCTAGCCACCGAGCCTCGGTGCTGGACGTGGACGGCCATCTGGACTCAGATCAGGACGATCTGGATGCAGAACTGTCTCTCAGTGGCCTGCCACCCGCCTCGGATTTCGCCGGAGACTTGGCCGGAGTCCTCGCCAGCAACATGATCCAGGCGGCGCTGGTCGGGGCGATGCAacctcgtcctcctcgcagCCAGCGCAGGGAAGGCCCCCCCAGGGCCGGGGCCCACCGCAGCTACCGCAAGCAGTCCAGTTCTGAGCTGGACACGGACTTGGACGGAGAGGACTTTGAGATGCTCGATCAGTCTGAACTGAACCAGATGGATCCCCTCGGAGGGGGAAGCACGAGACAGGGTGACGGCCAGGGGCCCAACTTCCTGTTCAGCCTGCTGGGTAAACCAcagtaa